In one Edwardsiella tarda ATCC 15947 = NBRC 105688 genomic region, the following are encoded:
- a CDS encoding MobC family plasmid mobilization relaxosome protein, with product MLTIRVTDDEHARLLERCESKQLAVWMRRVCLGEPVARSGRLPTLAPPLLRQLAAIGNNLNQTARKVNSGQWSSGDRVQVVAALMAIGDELRRLRLAVREQGARDDS from the coding sequence ATGCTCACGATACGGGTTACTGATGATGAACATGCCCGTTTGCTGGAACGTTGTGAGAGTAAACAACTGGCGGTATGGATGCGGCGGGTCTGCCTGGGTGAGCCGGTTGCCCGTTCCGGGAGGCTGCCGACACTGGCACCGCCGTTACTGCGTCAGCTGGCCGCCATCGGGAATAACCTGAACCAGACAGCCCGGAAGGTGAACAGCGGGCAGTGGTCTTCCGGTGACCGGGTTCAGGTGGTGGCCGCACTGATGGCCATCGGGGATGAGCTGCGCCGGCTGCGTCTGGCCGTCAGGGAACAGGGGGCGCGGGATGATAGTTAA
- a CDS encoding Rop family plasmid primer RNA-binding protein → MTKQEKTALNMARFIRSQTLTLLEKLNELDADEQADICESLHDHADELYRSCLTRFGDDGENL, encoded by the coding sequence GTGACTAAACAGGAAAAAACCGCCCTTAACATGGCCCGCTTTATCAGAAGCCAGACATTAACGCTGCTAGAGAAGCTCAACGAACTGGACGCGGATGAACAGGCCGATATCTGTGAATCGCTTCACGACCACGCCGATGAGCTTTACCGCAGCTGCCTCACTCGCTTCGGTGATGACGGTGAAAACCTCTGA
- a CDS encoding colicin release lysis protein, which produces MKIPLMVFICFLMIGCQANYIRDVRGGAISPSTKSDITCCYFKS; this is translated from the coding sequence ATGAAAATTCCCCTAATGGTTTTTATTTGTTTTCTAATGATAGGTTGTCAAGCAAACTATATACGAGATGTTCGTGGTGGAGCAATATCTCCATCAACTAAATCTGATATTACATGTTGCTATTTCAAGAGTTAG
- a CDS encoding replication initiation protein, producing MHEPPVQSDCCALSGNYRLESNPDRHDKTKTPLAAAIGNRVYKRLLMQSS from the coding sequence ATGCACGAACCCCCCGTTCAGTCCGACTGCTGCGCCTTATCCGGTAACTATCGTCTTGAGTCCAACCCGGATAGACACGACAAAACCAAAACGCCACTGGCAGCAGCCATTGGTAATAGGGTGTACAAGAGATTACTGATGCAGAGTTCTTGA